One window of Agromyces rhizosphaerae genomic DNA carries:
- the gntH gene encoding guanitoxin biosynthesis MBL fold metallo-hydrolase GntH → MSESSSPDQIRAALTGGVPMGRWREGLMFDGINPTPGIASASNWFPRTEEVQPDEMRIIFMGTAPFIRPGQMNTSILVQLGNGENFIFDFGEGAVANYIAAGFALNELDKVFITHLHVDHFGSLPYLYMFGGWAGRWHKKLRVFGPSGRDPEYGTAAMVDGMQRMLGWHRDAFSVFPVGQGHDIEVNEFDFRDNGGVVYDENGVRVIHWQRSHAKDGASGYRLDWNGLSVVWTGDGRPSRLDEQYAAGADVYITETQTELVAISSGVQGVPPFLGRYTIDTHHTPGYAAGYLASKVQPRLFMTTHMPFDPYVNEETVAEIRHHWKGPFHFGAPDGIVVNVNADDIWVREGILPDYPNSRAPQFDFDDGQLVVPHPPTSREEIQEPFVREQEIDPAEYYPEGYHPELLRRWPVDGDLVIPADQMPPAMFAGMSQSWQHRRAYEQHLADLAADE, encoded by the coding sequence ATGAGCGAATCCTCATCCCCCGACCAGATCCGGGCCGCCCTCACCGGCGGCGTCCCGATGGGGCGCTGGCGCGAGGGCCTGATGTTCGACGGCATCAACCCGACGCCGGGCATCGCCAGCGCGTCGAACTGGTTCCCCCGCACCGAGGAGGTGCAGCCGGACGAGATGCGGATCATCTTCATGGGCACCGCGCCGTTCATCCGCCCCGGCCAGATGAACACCTCGATCCTGGTGCAGCTCGGCAACGGCGAGAACTTCATCTTCGACTTCGGCGAGGGGGCGGTCGCCAACTACATCGCCGCCGGGTTCGCGCTGAACGAGCTCGACAAGGTGTTCATCACCCACCTGCACGTCGACCACTTCGGCTCGCTGCCCTACCTCTACATGTTCGGCGGCTGGGCGGGTCGCTGGCACAAGAAGCTGCGGGTGTTCGGGCCCTCCGGTCGCGACCCCGAGTACGGCACGGCGGCGATGGTGGACGGGATGCAGCGGATGCTGGGCTGGCACCGCGACGCGTTCAGCGTGTTCCCGGTCGGCCAGGGCCACGACATCGAGGTGAACGAGTTCGACTTCCGGGACAACGGCGGCGTCGTGTACGACGAGAACGGCGTCCGGGTGATCCACTGGCAGCGGTCCCACGCGAAGGACGGCGCCTCCGGGTACCGGCTCGACTGGAACGGGCTCAGCGTCGTCTGGACCGGCGACGGCAGGCCCAGCCGCCTCGACGAGCAGTACGCCGCCGGCGCGGACGTCTACATCACCGAGACGCAGACCGAGCTGGTGGCGATCTCCTCCGGCGTGCAGGGGGTGCCGCCGTTCCTCGGGCGCTACACCATCGACACGCACCACACGCCGGGATACGCGGCCGGCTACCTGGCCAGCAAGGTGCAGCCCCGGCTGTTCATGACCACCCACATGCCGTTCGACCCGTATGTCAACGAGGAGACCGTCGCCGAGATCCGCCACCACTGGAAGGGTCCGTTCCACTTCGGAGCACCCGACGGCATCGTCGTCAACGTGAACGCGGACGACATCTGGGTGCGCGAGGGCATCCTCCCGGACTACCCGAACAGCCGCGCCCCGCAGTTCGACTTCGACGACGGCCAGCTGGTCGTGCCCCACCCGCCGACCTCGCGCGAGGAGATCCAGGAGCCGTTCGTGCGCGAGCAGGAGATCGACCCGGCCGAGTACTACCCCGAGGGCTACCATCCCGAGTTGCTGCGACGATGGCCCGTGGACGGCGACCTCGTGATACCCGCCGACCAGATGCCGCCCGCGATGTTCGCGGGCATGAGCCAGAGCTGGCAGCACCGGCGGGCGTACGAACAGCATCTCGCCGACCTGGCGGCCGACGAGTAG